In the genome of Tannockella kyphosi, one region contains:
- the rlmD gene encoding 23S rRNA (uracil(1939)-C(5))-methyltransferase RlmD — protein sequence MEICKHKKMCGGCQYMGTEYPKQLEIKKDYCIKLLEKASIKNKVVAPTNGVSNPYFYRNKIIVAFNNKYEYGLYEENSHKVIPYQRCLLHEEISDQIIHKIAMLFKKYRVSIYDEKRQRGLIRHVLIRRAVKTNQTMVVLVCNEEVFQGSKNFCNEIIKAFPTIKTVVLNVNKRKTSVVLGDKEKVLYGKGFIVDELCGINFKISAKSFYQINHDQCVEIYEKAIDLLELKGNEIVIDTYCGIGTIGMVASKKAKQVIGVELNKDAVFDAKNNAKMNNITNIQFYQEDATQFMQQMANKKQKVDVLIMDPPRAGSTKEFIDALKVLKPKKVVYISCDPSTQVRDLKYLHNIGYHFNTLYPYDMFPFTKHVETVCLLTKL from the coding sequence ATGGAAATATGTAAACATAAAAAGATGTGCGGAGGTTGCCAATATATGGGAACGGAATATCCTAAACAACTAGAGATAAAAAAGGATTATTGCATAAAACTTCTAGAAAAAGCATCTATTAAAAATAAAGTAGTAGCTCCTACTAATGGAGTATCCAATCCATATTTCTATCGTAATAAAATTATTGTTGCTTTTAATAATAAATATGAATATGGTTTATATGAAGAAAACTCTCATAAAGTAATTCCTTATCAAAGATGTTTATTACATGAAGAAATAAGTGATCAAATTATTCATAAAATAGCAATGTTATTTAAAAAATATAGAGTATCTATTTATGATGAAAAAAGACAAAGAGGTCTAATAAGACATGTCTTAATTCGTAGAGCTGTAAAAACAAATCAAACAATGGTTGTATTAGTTTGTAATGAAGAAGTATTTCAAGGATCTAAAAACTTTTGTAATGAAATAATAAAAGCATTTCCAACCATTAAAACAGTAGTCTTAAATGTAAATAAAAGAAAAACAAGTGTAGTATTAGGAGATAAAGAAAAAGTATTATACGGAAAAGGATTTATCGTAGATGAATTATGTGGGATTAACTTTAAAATATCAGCGAAATCTTTTTATCAAATAAACCATGATCAATGTGTTGAAATATATGAAAAAGCAATTGATTTATTAGAATTAAAAGGAAATGAAATAGTAATAGATACTTATTGTGGTATTGGTACCATAGGTATGGTTGCATCTAAAAAAGCAAAACAAGTAATTGGTGTAGAATTAAACAAAGACGCAGTATTTGATGCAAAAAATAATGCTAAAATGAATAACATTACAAACATACAATTCTATCAAGAGGATGCTACTCAATTTATGCAACAAATGGCAAATAAGAAACAAAAGGTAGATGTTCTTATTATGGATCCACCTAGAGCTGGGAGCACCAAAGAATTTATAGATGCCTTAAAAGTATTAAAACCTAAAAAAGTAGTATATATATCATGTGATCCAAGTACGCAAGTTAGAGACTTAAAATATTTACATAATATTGGTTATCATTTTAATACCTTATATCCATATGATATGTTTCCATTTACTAAACATGTGGAGACGGTATGTCTTTTGACCAAACTGTAA
- a CDS encoding sensor histidine kinase: MISKILSRISLQKQLLLIFTLLTLTVLIIIFPVINNNFRIVIDEEMYSVLDSAQDSYLEYSVSTQSTTQEKQIYHLYYDSETDIGYPSLTMTREDIIAMREVFIEGLSEFVASNEEVYQGKGEYYSYDMYYQIVKIDDTNYLISIMYSDYSTDLVLSLQQQVFYIFYGAFGLIGIVLFLWVTSLIKPLQLIKKYIESIKEQEESELVIERKDEIGLVARSLTSMKEQLDIENKVQKEMIHNISHDLKTPIALIRTYSESVKDDIYPYGDKDASMDVIIENADRLDKKVRSLLHLNRLEYLGSIENMHYIQMDEVINHLSLQLQQLHPDIEIIVDLQEVTYLGEEENWRICIENIIENAYRYARKIIKITLNEETLEIYNDGPPIDLENMDDLYKPYRKGTKGQFGLGLSIVYKTVTIYGYSVEAINKEEGVSFIITKINNL, encoded by the coding sequence ATGATATCGAAAATTCTATCTAGAATTTCTTTACAAAAACAACTACTACTTATCTTTACACTACTTACACTTACTGTTTTAATTATTATTTTCCCTGTTATTAATAACAATTTCCGTATTGTTATTGATGAAGAAATGTACTCTGTATTAGATAGTGCTCAGGATAGTTATCTAGAATATAGTGTTTCTACCCAAAGTACAACCCAAGAAAAACAAATTTATCACTTATATTATGATAGTGAAACAGATATTGGTTATCCTTCTTTAACAATGACAAGAGAAGATATCATTGCAATGAGGGAAGTATTTATTGAGGGTTTAAGTGAATTTGTAGCTTCAAATGAGGAAGTTTATCAAGGAAAAGGGGAATATTATTCTTATGATATGTATTATCAAATTGTAAAAATTGATGATACTAATTATTTAATATCCATTATGTATAGTGATTATTCCACTGATTTAGTACTCTCTTTACAACAACAAGTATTTTATATTTTTTATGGAGCATTTGGGTTAATCGGGATTGTTTTATTTTTATGGGTAACTTCTTTAATTAAACCATTGCAATTGATTAAAAAATATATTGAATCAATTAAAGAACAAGAAGAAAGTGAATTAGTAATAGAACGTAAAGATGAAATAGGTTTAGTAGCTAGATCACTAACCTCGATGAAAGAACAGTTAGATATTGAAAATAAAGTTCAAAAAGAAATGATTCATAATATTTCTCATGATTTAAAAACACCGATTGCACTAATTAGAACCTATTCAGAAAGTGTAAAAGATGATATTTATCCTTATGGAGATAAAGATGCATCAATGGATGTTATTATTGAAAATGCAGATCGTTTAGATAAGAAAGTACGTAGCTTGTTGCATTTGAATCGTTTGGAATATTTAGGTAGTATTGAAAATATGCATTATATTCAAATGGATGAAGTAATCAATCACTTAAGCTTACAATTACAACAACTACATCCAGATATTGAAATTATTGTTGATTTACAAGAAGTAACTTATTTAGGAGAAGAAGAAAACTGGCGTATATGTATTGAAAATATTATTGAAAATGCTTATCGATATGCTAGAAAGATAATTAAAATCACACTAAATGAAGAGACTTTAGAAATATATAACGATGGACCACCAATTGATTTAGAAAACATGGATGACTTATATAAACCATATCGTAAAGGAACCAAAGGTCAATTTGGTTTAGGTTTATCCATTGTTTATAAAACAGTTACTATTTATGGTTATAGCGTAGAAGCAATTAACAAAGAAGAAGGAGTATCCTTTATTATTACAAAAATAAACAACTTATAA
- a CDS encoding GGDEF domain-containing protein, whose amino-acid sequence MDKLKNKTTIITTSILVIGLFVIFCFLGNVSISSYSLYNAQIEDAYYDASNYDFLNEIPLNLDGYWLEYEGVYFDEQTVDYDVLEDGNYQQLPITSLDNAKGTTSYLVNICLSQEQMEEGDLLLSIPYIDEDVNVYINGIQIDYFDIKEGESVFHEEYSMFDILSEVDYELEYQEIIISINDDLNDTDLFKRDISLSTESNLLYYQTTVFLMEIFLVCTMIATIIVACVYILFYSQSKALVYTNLFSCALLIHIVFGMTTIPMVLFSGLIESGFGDILFARIAKASLILALFIGNILSIEIFDSKRRVSPKVDKAVNVLLLLLTIASYIYPQLMNNTGVIAVSVFLSISMFSLLNKIYVKIKNNSFTSYYQFHFIKSILIGTVIFIDLITINEAMRLREVLVVSYGIFYIVILATHGYEYQFPLIHLSKKNELLEELVEKRTQELKKLNNELRLTNERDALTGASNRLFFEQKLDEYLNKVTGSIYMCIFDIDDFKKINDVYGHSVGDDQLIEIVETCKAILPKDTSLSRIGGEEFAILFVDKPEITILPIIERIRWQLENNAKKEGRTTGSFGVYKSNSNDKRKEIFIKADECLYYAKSHGKNTIAYNFDGEIKENKKWANKVC is encoded by the coding sequence ATGGATAAGTTAAAAAACAAAACTACTATTATTACAACATCTATTCTTGTAATAGGGTTATTTGTTATCTTCTGTTTTTTAGGAAATGTATCGATAAGTTCTTATTCATTGTATAATGCCCAAATAGAAGATGCCTATTATGATGCATCTAATTATGATTTCTTAAATGAAATACCTTTAAATTTAGATGGGTATTGGTTAGAGTATGAAGGAGTCTATTTTGATGAACAAACAGTAGATTATGATGTATTAGAAGATGGCAATTATCAACAATTACCGATTACTAGTTTAGACAATGCCAAAGGAACAACATCTTATTTAGTAAACATTTGTTTATCACAAGAACAAATGGAAGAGGGAGATTTATTATTATCTATTCCTTATATTGATGAAGATGTTAATGTTTATATAAACGGAATACAAATAGATTATTTTGATATAAAAGAAGGAGAATCTGTTTTTCATGAAGAATATTCGATGTTTGATATTCTTAGTGAAGTAGACTATGAATTAGAATATCAAGAGATTATTATTAGTATTAATGATGATCTTAATGATACAGATCTATTTAAAAGGGATATTTCCTTATCAACAGAATCAAATTTATTGTATTATCAAACAACCGTATTCTTAATGGAAATATTTTTAGTGTGTACTATGATAGCTACTATTATCGTAGCTTGTGTTTATATTTTGTTTTATAGCCAATCAAAAGCACTTGTATATACGAATTTATTTAGCTGTGCTCTGTTAATACATATTGTATTTGGGATGACAACTATACCTATGGTGCTTTTTTCAGGGTTAATAGAAAGTGGCTTTGGAGATATCCTATTTGCAAGGATTGCTAAAGCATCTTTGATTCTGGCGTTATTTATAGGAAATATTCTATCTATTGAAATATTTGATTCGAAACGTCGAGTATCTCCTAAAGTAGATAAAGCTGTGAATGTCTTACTTTTATTACTTACGATAGCATCCTACATTTATCCACAATTAATGAACAATACAGGAGTTATTGCAGTAAGTGTGTTCTTATCCATTAGTATGTTTAGTTTGTTAAACAAGATATATGTAAAAATAAAAAACAACTCTTTTACAAGTTATTATCAGTTCCATTTTATTAAGTCTATTTTAATAGGAACAGTAATCTTTATAGATTTAATAACAATTAATGAAGCAATGCGTTTGCGTGAAGTATTAGTAGTATCTTATGGGATATTCTATATTGTGATTTTAGCAACCCATGGATATGAATACCAATTCCCATTAATTCATTTATCAAAGAAAAATGAATTATTAGAAGAATTAGTAGAAAAACGCACACAAGAATTAAAGAAACTAAATAATGAATTACGCTTAACAAATGAAAGAGATGCCCTTACTGGAGCTTCTAATCGACTATTCTTTGAACAAAAGTTAGATGAATATTTAAATAAAGTAACAGGTAGTATTTATATGTGTATCTTTGATATTGATGACTTTAAAAAGATTAATGACGTTTATGGCCATAGTGTAGGGGATGATCAATTAATTGAAATTGTTGAAACTTGCAAAGCTATCTTACCAAAAGATACGTCACTATCTAGAATTGGTGGAGAAGAATTTGCGATACTATTTGTAGATAAACCAGAAATAACAATATTACCAATTATTGAAAGAATTCGTTGGCAATTAGAAAATAACGCCAAAAAAGAAGGTCGTACAACAGGTAGTTTTGGAGTATATAAATCAAATTCAAATGACAAACGTAAAGAAATATTTATTAAAGCAGATGAATGTTTATATTATGCAAAATCTCATGGAAAAAATACGATTGCTTATAATTTCGATGGTGAGATTAAAGAAAATAAAAAATGGGCTAATAAAGTATGCTAA
- the tgt gene encoding tRNA guanosine(34) transglycosylase Tgt — protein sequence MAISYELKHVCKQTGARYGILHTPHGDVETPMFMPVGTLATVKGIAPEYLKEMDAGVVLANTYHLWLRPGEDVVSAAGGLHDFMNYHGPMLTDSGGFQVFSLGKTRKIEEEGVTFKSIVDGRSLFLSPEKAIDIQNKLGADIIMSFDECAPYPCTHDYMKNSVERTLRWAKRGQDVHTNIQNQALFGIVQGGEFADLREHCAKELVKMDFPGYSIGGTSVGEPKDVMYKMVEDAIQWLPDNKPRYLMGVGNPIDLIEGAIRGVDMFDCVLPTRVARHGAVMTSLGRLNINNEKFKYDFTPLDPNCDCYACKNYTKSYIRHLHKCDELFGKSLLSIHNVNFLLQLSKDIRTAIQEDRLADFKEEFLDKYGREVYERAF from the coding sequence ATGGCTATATCATATGAATTGAAACATGTATGTAAGCAAACTGGTGCCCGTTATGGGATTTTACATACACCACACGGAGATGTGGAAACACCAATGTTTATGCCGGTTGGTACTCTTGCCACGGTGAAGGGAATTGCCCCTGAGTATTTAAAAGAAATGGATGCAGGTGTTGTGCTTGCTAATACGTATCATTTATGGTTACGTCCTGGTGAGGATGTTGTTAGCGCTGCTGGTGGTTTACATGATTTTATGAACTATCATGGACCAATGTTAACGGATAGTGGTGGATTTCAAGTATTTTCTTTAGGGAAAACTAGAAAGATAGAAGAAGAAGGGGTTACGTTTAAGAGTATTGTTGATGGACGTTCTTTATTCTTATCACCTGAAAAGGCTATTGATATTCAAAATAAATTAGGTGCTGATATTATTATGTCTTTTGATGAATGTGCTCCTTATCCATGTACTCATGATTATATGAAAAATAGTGTGGAAAGAACATTACGTTGGGCTAAAAGAGGTCAAGATGTACATACTAATATTCAAAATCAGGCTTTGTTTGGAATTGTTCAAGGTGGTGAATTTGCGGATTTACGTGAACATTGTGCTAAAGAATTAGTGAAAATGGATTTTCCTGGATATTCTATTGGAGGAACTAGTGTTGGTGAACCAAAAGATGTGATGTATAAAATGGTAGAAGATGCGATTCAATGGTTACCAGATAATAAACCACGTTATTTAATGGGGGTTGGTAATCCTATTGATTTGATTGAAGGTGCTATTCGTGGTGTTGATATGTTTGATTGTGTATTACCGACACGTGTTGCTCGTCATGGTGCTGTGATGACTAGTTTAGGACGTTTAAATATTAATAATGAAAAATTTAAATATGATTTTACTCCTTTAGATCCAAATTGTGATTGTTATGCTTGTAAAAATTATACAAAATCTTATATTCGTCATTTACATAAATGTGATGAATTATTTGGTAAAAGTTTATTATCGATTCATAATGTTAATTTCTTATTACAATTATCAAAAGATATTCGCACTGCTATACAAGAAGATCGTTTAGCTGACTTTAAAGAAGAATTCTTAGATAAATATGGTCGTGAAGTATATGAGAGGGCATTCTAA
- a CDS encoding epoxyqueuosine reductase QueH, which yields MDKIKDKKPSLLLHVCCGPCSSNVIKELREYFQLTIYYSNSNIYPDTEYQRRYQELLRFIEEFDSSINVIEQSYRPIEYLHNLSVYANEPEGGKRCFLCYKLRMNDAYRYACHHHFDYWTTVLSVSPHKNSQWINEIGLSMPQSETHFLCSDFKKDSGYLKSTKMSNDFHMYRQTYCGCIYSYQDMLKRVEKQ from the coding sequence TTGGATAAAATAAAAGATAAAAAACCTTCTTTATTATTACATGTTTGTTGTGGTCCTTGTAGTAGTAATGTTATTAAGGAGTTAAGAGAATATTTTCAATTAACTATTTATTATAGTAATTCAAATATTTATCCCGACACAGAATATCAAAGAAGATACCAAGAATTGCTACGTTTTATAGAAGAATTTGATTCTTCTATAAACGTAATAGAACAGTCTTATCGGCCTATTGAATATTTACATAACCTTTCCGTTTATGCAAATGAACCAGAAGGTGGAAAACGTTGCTTTTTATGTTATAAGCTACGTATGAATGATGCTTATCGTTATGCTTGTCATCATCATTTTGATTATTGGACTACTGTTTTAAGTGTTTCGCCTCATAAAAATAGTCAATGGATCAATGAAATAGGTTTATCGATGCCTCAAAGTGAAACTCATTTTTTATGCAGTGATTTTAAAAAAGATAGTGGTTATTTGAAGTCTACCAAGATGTCAAATGATTTTCATATGTATCGTCAAACTTATTGTGGATGTATTTATAGTTATCAAGATATGTTAAAAAGAGTGGAGAAACAATGA
- a CDS encoding DUF3842 family protein yields the protein MEVVVIDGQGGGLGRAIVEALKASKLNCIVIGVGTNSIATSNLRKGGADFVATGENAIMYNAKNANIIIGPIGIAFSNSMYGEISPAMAHAINESEATKYLLPISKCSAKIIGTTQKPMNEYIQELIEILEKRMK from the coding sequence ATGGAAGTAGTTGTAATAGACGGCCAAGGTGGAGGCCTAGGGCGTGCTATAGTGGAAGCACTAAAAGCAAGCAAGTTAAATTGTATAGTGATTGGAGTAGGTACGAATAGTATTGCAACAAGTAACCTTCGTAAAGGTGGAGCAGATTTTGTTGCTACTGGTGAAAATGCGATTATGTATAATGCGAAAAATGCGAATATTATTATCGGACCGATTGGTATTGCTTTTAGCAATTCAATGTATGGTGAAATATCACCAGCTATGGCTCATGCCATAAACGAAAGTGAAGCAACAAAATACCTATTACCAATTAGTAAATGTTCAGCAAAAATAATCGGTACAACACAAAAACCAATGAATGAATATATCCAAGAATTAATCGAGATATTAGAAAAAAGAATGAAATAG
- the queA gene encoding tRNA preQ1(34) S-adenosylmethionine ribosyltransferase-isomerase QueA, with amino-acid sequence MKVSDFDFDLPESLIAQTPLEKRDTSKLMVVHRDSGEIEHKHFYDILDYLEAGDILVRNNTKVIPARLFGIKEETNGHVELLLLKELSNDTWECLVGNARIVKLNTVISFGEGSLKAKCIEIKEEGLRVFEMIYEGIFYEILDQLGTMPLPPYIKEKLEEKDRYQTVYAKIEGSAAAPTAGLHFTPEINKKIKEKGIQIVDVTLHVGLGTFRPVKVDDILDHEMHSEFYMIDEQVADTLNHAKATGKRIISVGTTSTRVLESNIKKYGKFVATNENTNIFIYPGYNYEAIDCLITNFHLPKSTLLMLISAFSSKELVFKAYAQAIEEEYRFFSFGDSMLIL; translated from the coding sequence ATGAAAGTAAGTGATTTTGATTTTGATTTACCAGAATCTTTAATAGCACAAACCCCTTTAGAAAAAAGAGATACTTCTAAATTAATGGTTGTTCATCGTGATAGTGGTGAAATTGAACATAAACACTTTTATGATATTCTAGATTATTTAGAAGCTGGTGATATCTTAGTTCGTAATAATACAAAAGTTATTCCTGCTCGTTTATTTGGTATTAAAGAAGAAACAAATGGTCATGTAGAACTATTGCTTTTAAAAGAATTATCGAATGATACATGGGAATGTTTAGTTGGTAATGCTAGAATAGTAAAATTAAATACAGTTATTAGTTTTGGAGAAGGTTCTCTAAAAGCAAAATGTATTGAAATAAAAGAAGAAGGTTTACGTGTTTTTGAAATGATCTATGAAGGTATTTTCTATGAAATATTAGATCAGCTAGGTACCATGCCTTTACCTCCTTATATTAAAGAAAAACTAGAAGAAAAAGATCGTTACCAAACAGTCTATGCTAAAATAGAAGGAAGTGCTGCTGCTCCTACAGCAGGATTGCATTTTACCCCTGAAATTAATAAAAAAATAAAAGAAAAAGGAATTCAAATTGTAGATGTTACTTTACATGTTGGTTTAGGAACTTTTCGTCCTGTAAAAGTCGATGATATTCTGGATCATGAAATGCATAGTGAGTTTTATATGATTGATGAACAAGTAGCTGATACATTAAATCATGCTAAAGCTACTGGTAAACGTATTATTAGTGTTGGTACTACTTCTACAAGAGTATTAGAAAGTAATATAAAGAAATATGGTAAGTTTGTAGCTACCAATGAAAATACAAATATCTTTATTTATCCTGGATATAACTATGAAGCAATTGATTGTTTGATTACTAATTTCCATCTTCCTAAATCTACATTATTAATGTTAATTAGTGCTTTTTCAAGTAAAGAATTAGTATTTAAGGCTTATGCTCAAGCAATAGAAGAAGAGTATCGTTTCTTCTCTTTTGGTGATAGCATGCTTATTCTATAA
- a CDS encoding aldo/keto reductase: MDLVRLGKTGIIVNKNGFGALPIQRISTQDAVDLIQMAFHQGINFFDSARAYSDSEEKVGLALHAVREKVYIATKTAAVTVEGFWQDLETSLKLLQTDYIDIYQFHNPSFCPKPGDGSGLYEAMLEAKEKGMIHHIGITNHRHHVAYEAIESGLYETLQFPFNYLASQKELELVELCKEKEIGFICMKAMSGGLITSSYVSYAHLSLYEHVLPIWGVQKESELAEFISYQTCKPIYDHQVEETIKHDRDELAGEFCRGCGYCMPCPAGIEINNAARMSLLLRRSPSAGWLDENGQAMMAKIKDCLHCGKCISKCPYGLDTPELLKRNLADYETFLEKE; encoded by the coding sequence ATGGATTTAGTAAGATTAGGGAAAACAGGTATCATCGTAAATAAAAATGGATTTGGAGCATTACCAATCCAAAGGATTAGTACCCAAGATGCAGTAGATTTAATACAAATGGCATTTCATCAAGGGATTAATTTCTTTGATAGCGCTAGAGCGTATAGTGATAGTGAAGAAAAAGTCGGACTTGCCTTGCATGCAGTTCGTGAAAAAGTTTATATTGCTACAAAAACAGCAGCAGTAACAGTGGAAGGATTTTGGCAAGATCTAGAAACAAGTTTAAAGTTATTACAAACAGATTATATTGATATTTATCAATTTCATAATCCTAGTTTTTGTCCAAAACCAGGAGATGGTTCAGGATTGTATGAAGCTATGTTAGAAGCAAAAGAAAAAGGAATGATTCATCATATTGGTATTACCAATCATCGTCATCATGTTGCTTATGAAGCCATTGAATCAGGTCTGTATGAAACATTACAATTTCCTTTTAATTATTTAGCAAGCCAAAAAGAGTTAGAATTAGTAGAATTATGTAAAGAAAAAGAAATAGGATTTATTTGTATGAAAGCGATGTCTGGGGGACTAATTACAAGCTCTTATGTAAGTTATGCACATTTATCATTATATGAACATGTATTACCAATATGGGGTGTTCAAAAAGAGAGTGAATTAGCTGAGTTTATTAGTTATCAAACATGCAAACCAATTTATGATCATCAAGTAGAAGAAACAATTAAACATGATCGTGATGAATTAGCAGGAGAGTTCTGTCGTGGGTGTGGTTATTGTATGCCTTGTCCAGCAGGCATTGAAATTAATAATGCGGCTAGAATGTCTTTGTTATTAAGACGTTCTCCAAGTGCAGGATGGTTAGATGAAAATGGACAAGCTATGATGGCTAAGATCAAGGATTGTCTTCATTGTGGCAAATGTATTAGTAAATGTCCATATGGATTAGACACACCTGAGCTTTTAAAGCGTAATTTAGCTGATTATGAGACGTTTTTAGAAAAGGAGTAA